The Pyrus communis chromosome 14, drPyrComm1.1, whole genome shotgun sequence sequence TCGTGGAGTTTCATGTATTGTAGCTATCCTATTTTGATCCTTATCAGATATGCACTAGTATATCGAGTCATGATGGGACTAAAACTCCTTGAGATAGAGATCACCACTCATTCTGATAATAGGCTGGACCGAGTGGATCTCTGATGATGAATGATTGTATAAATAGTTGAAGTCCCTGCTTCCACACTAAGGCTTCTTTGATATCTAAAACCCTATTCACTTAGTGAGGAGTATTTACGAGTGTTGGAAGTAGAAGACTTCTTCTGTTGCCTTCATAATGGCGATACCTCCAGGTAAGTTGATCTCTTATAGTGTACAGGTTGTTTCCCCAGTTATTGAATCGAGTATTCTTATGGTAACCCTGGTGTCGTGTTGGATTGCTATGGAGTTGTAGTTTGATTATTCATATAATgcttacatgtggtatcagagccaaccCAACATGGCTAGGGTTCCTTAATCAATATATGGTTAACTCTCGATATGAATACATGCATATATGTTTTGATCCTGTGTCATTAAAATGCTTCTGCTGCATACTGACAATTGATTTTGCATGGTcactatatatataatcaacTATTGTTGTGGATACCTCTGTTTATGTTTGCTATTTTGTGCAGATAAGATCATTTAAAGAATGGTTACAATACTGGAAAATTCAACCAAGAAGAACTTTTGGATTCACATGTTATGTATCAAAACCAAACTAATAAATGAGATTTGAATCGTAAACAAGGATCTCAACACCtaatctgctcaaaagtgtttagtttgttgattttggcttgTTGTCTAAAGAATCAAACATGTGATTCATCTGTATCAAGTGAATAAtaatctgctcaaaagtgtttatTTATTCAAGTTAAACAAATGAATCAATGTATAGTGAAGTATTGAATTGACAAGATTACATTCTtcatctgctcaaaagtgttgaaGTTATGTAAACTGCCCTTGTATTCAATATTTTGGCTATGCAAATCTAGTATACATGGTTTTTGTCCAAAGATGATACTATGCTTATACGATTATGTGTCGGGAAAAGATTACGTATCATTTTCCGTCTGTTTGTTGATACTTAGATGACTAAcaactgtaaaaaaaattaacatttggTTTTGCAGCTCCTCACATGACATCCCTCAATTTCAATAATATTGAGACTTTGACCAGTTCTAACTACAAGAAGTGGAAGGAGGATGTTGAAATGGTTCTTGGCCTTATGGATCTCGATTTGGCATTAAGGGAGGAAAAACCTGCAGCTGTTACTGCAGAGAGCACTGCAGATCATAAGGCAAAGGTTGAGAAGTGGGAGAGAACAAATCGAATGTCACTGTTGATTATGAGGAAAGCAATGGCTCCATCAGTTAAAGGGGGTTTTCCAAAACAAGATAATGCAAAAGACTTCTTGGCTGCAGTTGGGGAAAAGTTTAAAGAATCTGACAAGGCAGAAACTGGGACTTTTCTAACTCAAATTACTTCGATGAAATTTGATGGTGAGGGAAGTGTCAGGGAACACATTTTGAAGAAGATTGATCTTGCTCAAAAGTTGAAGGACCTTGAAGTACCCATGACTGACCAGTTCTTAGTTCATATGGCTTTGAACTCCCTGCCTTCAAAATATGGGCAGCTCAAGGTTTCATATAACACTCAGAAAGTTAAATGGGGCATCAATGAACTGATCACTATGTGTGCACAAGAAGAAGATCGGCTCAAGAGTGACAAATCAATGGATGTAAATTTTGTGCAAGGAGAAAAACGCAAAAGGGACTTCACTCAAGGTTCAACCGTGGCTGCtggtaagaagaagaagaaagaaatttcttcttcatttaaaaATGCTAACATCATCTCTAAGGGATCTCATAAAATAAAGGCTTCTAATGTTGAAActgagaaagaaaatgagtgttaCTTTTGCAAAGAAACAGGTCACTTAAGAAAGAATTGCAATGGCTTCAAGAATTGGCTTGTTAAGAAAGGTAATGAAATAAATGTTTTCGTGTGTGTTGAGTCCAATCTAGTTTACCTTCCCCCTAATAGTTAGTGGTTTGACACGGGCTGTTCTATTCACATAACCAATTCCTTGCAGGGCTTCTCAAAAACAAGGGTGATAAACAATGAAGTCTACAATGTCTATGTAGGGAATGAGAGCAAAGTTGCTGTCGAATCCataggaaatgtcaaattaattttttcctcTAGCTTTGTTTTAGAGTTGAGTCCAGTACTCTATGTACCTTCCATGCGAAGGAATTTAATTTCTGCATCTAAGTTAGTTAAGTCCGGCTTTACATTTGTGGGTGACAGTCAAAGTGTAAAGTTTTTCCATTCAAATGACTCGAATAAATTGCTTGGTGAAGCTAATCTCAAAGTTGATATGTGGCAAATGAATTGTACTTATGAGATTGAATGTTTTAATGTTCAAAGTGTTGGTTCTAAACAAGTGCTCTCTCATGCAAAAACCTCAATGCTTTGGCACAAAAGGTTGGGGCACATCTCTAAAGAAAGGATCATCACACTTACAAAACAAGACTTGTTGCCACAACTTGATTTCAGCAACTTTAAAGAGTGTATTAATTGTTTTAAAGGAAAGCTCACTAACACTAGGAAAATAGGGTCAAACCGTAGCCAATGTCTATTGGAAATTATACACACTGACATTTGTGGACCTTTTCCAATTAAAACCATCTGTGGAAAATCATATTTCataaccttcattgatgatttttcacggTTTGcacatatttttcttatttctgaAAAAACTGAAGCCTTGCattgttttaaaacatttcatttgGAAGTTGAAAAACAACTAGAAAAACACATTAAGATTGTGAGATCCGATAGAGGTGGTGAGTATTTTGGCAGGTTCACTGAGGCTGGACAACACAAAGGACCTTTTGCAACTTATCTTGAACAAAATGGCATCGTGGCTCAGTATACTACCCCTGGGACTCCTCATCAAAATGGAGTTGCTGAACGAAGGAATCGAACCCTAAAATACATGATCAGATCCATGTTTGCACATTCAAAGCTTCCAATGTTTCTTTGGGGAGAAGCACTGAAAACTGCAAACTATATATTAAATCGGGTACCAAGCAAGTCCGTGGAAAAGATTCCATTCGAAGCTTGGACTGGAAGGAAACCGAGTTTTAACCACTTTCATGTATGGGGTTGCAATACCGAGGCTAGATTTTATAATCCAACAGAGAAGAAACTTGATCCAAGAACCATCAGTTGCAAGTTCATTGGGTATTCTGAGAAGTCTAAAGGGTATAAATTCTATTGCCCTAACAGTCACTCGAGGGTCATGGAAGCACATAATGCAAGATTtcttgaagaagatgatgagacTGACTTCAGTAAATCAGCAGCTTCATCCCCAGATTTTGAAGAAATCCCACTTGACAGTGAGTTACCTGATCAGCACGCATCCACTCTCATTATTCCCATGCAGCCACGTTCTCTTCATAACGGTTCACATATGTCCCATAAAGATGAGATAGCAAATGAGGAACACATGACCCATGCAGATGCCCAAGAAAATGAAGTACATGCACCAGTACAACCAACTGAAGAAGATCTCATGAATGCTCCAGTCACTACAATTTTGGAATCGAATGTTCGAAAATCACAGCGGGTACGTAAAGCAGCATTATTGCCTGATTTCGTGTACCTAAATGAGGCAGAACACACTATAGGTGATGAAGATGTTCCCTTGTCCTACAATCAAGCCATATCAAGTGCACGATCAACGTTATGGAAACAAGCCATGCATGAAGAACTGGAGTCTATGGAGAAAAATAATGTGTGGAGTCTAGTTCCACAGCCAACATGGATAACAAAAATTATTGGTTGCAAGTGGGTGTTCAAGACAAAACGAGACTCACAAGGCAACATTGACAAACACAAAGCAAGGCTAGTAGCGAAGGGTTTTACACAAAGGGAAGGAATTGACTACAATGAGACGTTTTCTCCAGTTTCAACAAAAGATTCCATGAGAATAATCCTAGCTATCACGGCACACTTTGATTTAGAActtcatcaaatggatgtcaagacGGCATTCCTAAATGGAGACCTTGAAGAAGATATCTACATGTAACAAGCACCTGGATTTGTTGAAAGGGGGAAAGAAACGATGGTTTGTAAGTTGAATAAGTCTATATATGGCTTAAAACAAGCTTCGAGGCAATGGAATAAGAAATTTGATCAGGTAATGACAGCTTCAGGTTTTCAAGAAAACAAGATGGATGAGTGTATTTATCTGAAAGTCCTTGGCTCAAAGGTTATATTCTTAGTGTTGTATGTGGACGATATATTATTAGCCAGCTTCGATATGTCCCTACTACAAACAACTAAGAGTATGCTCATTAAAAACTTTGACATGAAGGACTTGGGGGAAGCTCGATTCGTTTTGGGAATAGAAATTATAAGAGATCGTGCTAAGAAGTCTCTTGGTCTCTCCCAAAGGCAGTACATCGACAGAGTCACTAAAAGATTCAACATGGACAAGTGTTCGAATGGAGAATTGCCTATTGGCAAAGGAGACAAACTGAGTAGTGATCAGTGTCCCaaaaatgaattagagaatgagggAATGAAGGATAAGCCCTATGCATCTCTTGTAGGGAGTCTTATGTATGCCCAAGTATGCACAAGACCGGACTTGGCTTTTGCAGTAAGTGTTCTAGGTaggtttcaatcaaatcctGGTACAGCTCATTGGGTTGCAGCGAAAAAGGTACTGAGGTATCTTAAAAGAACAAGAGATTTCATGTTAACTTACAGTTATGTGGACAAGCTGGAGTTGGTGGGATTCACAGATTCAGATTTGGCAGGATGTGTGGACGACAGAAAATCAACTAATGGTTACATTTTCCTGTTGGCTAATGGTGCAGTATCGTGGAAAAATGCAAAACAGAAAGGTATTGCATCTTCAACCATGGAAGCTAAGTTTATAGGGTGCTATGTAGCAACTTAACAAGTCATTTGGCTTAAAAACATGGTGAAAGGATTGGAAATCATTGACAATGTTGACAGGCCCCTCAAGTTGTATTGTGACAACAAAGCTGCagttttcttttcaaagaaTAACAAAAGGTCATATGCTAGTAGATTGATGGATATTAAGTACTTAAAAGTGAGAGATGAAGTAAAGAAAGAGACTGTCAAAATTGAGTACATCCACACGAGCTTAATGGTGGCTGACCCGATGACAAAGGCCTTACCAGTGGGAGTCTTCAAGAAACATGTTTACAACATGGGAGTGAGAGAGCTCTTTGATTCCGTTAATGAGTGGAAGTAAGCACTCCATGAACTGCGTTGGCTTTGTTGCAGTTATCTTTATTATTGTTGACAGTTGTTAGTTGCCGTGCAACTCATTGTTATTATTGACTTGTTTAAATAGCTGATTATGCTTCGACAAACGACTTTGGTACTGGAATCATTTCAGTTTGTTATGTGGAACTGATATATGACGGTATAAATTATTAGTTCTTGACATCATGACTCTTAAAGGTGGCATAGTGTTTTCATGATAAATATGTATGTGATCACAGAGTGCAAAGTGCAAGCAATGCGTGCTTTGTTTTCTGTGGtcctatatttttcttaatgatCAGTTGCAAGATTTTGTGAACTCAATGATCATCGTGATTCTTATTGTATTGAGGCATATCATTGAcattcaagtgggagaatgtaaaaCCTTGTTTGAATGACAATGAGATTACAACTGGACTGCTTGTGTGGCGCATAACTAGTTGTACTGGTTATgttaaacacaagaagtttgagAGCCCTAATGCGATAAGAGTCGTGGAGTTTCATGTATTGTAGCTGCCCTATTTTGATCCTTATCAGATATGCACTAGTATATCGAGTCATGATGGGACTAAAACTCATTGAGATAGAGATCACCACTCATTCTGATAATAGGCTGGACCGAGTGGATCTCTGATGATGAATGATTGTATAAATAGTTGAAGTCCCTGCTTCCACACTAAGGCTTCTTTGATATCTAAAACCCTATTCACTTAGTGAGGAGTATTTACGAGTGTTGGAAGTAGAAGACTTCTTCTGTTGCCTTCACAATGGCGATACCTCCAGGTAAGTTGATCTCTTATAGTGTACAGGTTGTTTCCCCAGTTATTGAATCGAGTATTCTTATGGTAACCCTGGTGTCGTGTTGGATTGCTATGGAGTTGTAGTTTGATTATTCATATACTGCTTACAGAAAGatgatgagttttgttttccttttgttcgaacttttaaagtgttttaataTAAATCATGAtgtgtttttttcttatttactaaccttgtcaatatgagactaaaaaaataatgatgctTTCAAGTCTTTAGTTGATATGGATAAGCAATGAATGGGCACTAAGTTAAACcaattggtgacacatcatatgatttacaaatttgatctacacgttactctttgttgaaggttagacttgaattggaacgaATGTTTAAAAACTACAAGCCACATGGCTACTAGCtagtaattaaaaagaaattaataaccaaacagaaattcgtaaaatttgaaaagaataaacatgcacatagcatttcAAACTCAAGAactctcgttaattttaaacaaaaaaaaccgtTGCTTTTGATTAAACCtcttgatcatttagccaaatttcaTAAAGTTAAGCTCATATGAAAAGAAATTCGTAAAAGTTGGAAAGTAAAAAAACACACATGTTTTGAACCCGGGACctccttggttattttgaatAACATAAACCACCACTTATGGTCAAACTTTTatcttttaatcaaattttataaattttactcttatgaaaagaaatttgtataaaaattggaaagtaaataaacacacatgGTGTTTTCAACCCAAGACCTCGTCATTATTTCACACAACAAAAACCACCAAttctagttaaatttttttgtcatttaaacAAATTTAAGAAATCTATACGTAAATTAATTaactacaaaataatattttataatataataatagttgttttttgtttttcaaggcaaaattaaaaatgataaaaagaataatttggGCCCTAAACatattttaattcataatttaGTCCCACACACCACCAAACACTTCATTATTTTTATCTTGCTTAGTCCAAGCTAAACCGGTCCAAGTTAAACCGGTCCAACTTAAtccctgaagctagtccagCCCGACTGAGATAATATGGTACAACAATGCAACTAATATCTCATGAATCAATAAAAGAACAAACTGATATATCAAACAAACTCGCGCATTTGGTTAGAGGGTTATATTTTAGGCTTTTAACAGATATGTAATTGTATGTTTAAAATATTATGTTCTTGTATTGTGAAGGAAAACCTAAAATTATATTAACGTCGCAGTCTAATTAATCTGGCTCATTGATCCCGGCCGGCCTATACACTCGAAGTCTCATGAATCAACAAATAATCTAACTTTgacaacaaccaaaaaaaaaaaaaaaaaaacaaataatctaACACTTAATATGCCAAATATGTATTTGCACAACTGATCATTCTTAACTGAAAAGTATGGATCTAAGTGACTAAGTAACTTGCTTTGATTTATCAAAGGAATTGAAAAACTCTAGCTATTGAGGAAAGCATAAAGGAAGTGATACATCAAACAAATAATGTAGCATGAgtaggacaaggattgtctgcccttccactTCCGGTACTCTTCtgtgccctcctgttttgtgtggtcacagttaagccacatcaatattttatattgttttttttttataaaataataagacaaaaatgaatagtaatataaaatgttgacgtggcttaaccgtgaccacacaaacaggaaaGCACGGGAGGGCACCGGAAgtgggacaaggattgtctgccctctcaCTTCCgatgccctcctgtttgtgtggtcacggttaagtcacgtcaacattttatattactattcatttttgtcttattatctctataaaagaaaaaacaatatataatgttgacgtgacttaatcgtgatcacacaaaataggaaaacaccaaaagtaaaagtgcagacaatccttgtccagaTGAGTAAGGGGGTGGCTCCTTGGGAATAAATAAGTGGGTCAACGGTACATGAACCACTAGATGAAGTCCCGAAGAAGGTACCTAAACTTTGGTAGTTGTTCTCAGACTTCACTCTGATTTTAAAAGCAACATTTTCATAAGAGGTCGTTGTGAACTTGTGACACTGtacattgttaattttaaaatatctaATACGGTTGTCATGAAAATTGAACCATTTAATAGTCGAGCATcgaataaaaaaactaaaaaattctAGGATGTTATGCAGTATTCAAAACTTTAGGTGTTTTAAtcgtttaatttatattttttatatttataaattagaTTTAACAGTTAAAACATTCAAAGCATTCTATACTCTAAGGTACCGCTAAAAAAATCCCTGAAATAACTGTCATAGTAACCGCTTCTGTATTGCAATCAGTAAGAGCTATTGCATGagtttataagtaagttgggctacttcccatattgccaattggttttatggtggaacctcaactttcttcatgatatcAGAACAAGTTGTCATATGTGTAAATTCAAACGACCACACGTGCTCCATGTCATCTTGTTGTGTTGCCCACATGTTAGGTTTGAAATTTCGCCATACGTGaaggggcgtgttgagaatgaatctcacattgatgagagaaTAGACCTTGCAcgggcttataagtaagttggattactccccatattgccaattatggtgaaacctcaactttcttcagtcCCCCACCAAGCCtcaaattccttttttttttttcttttttttttaattttttataggtAGGTCGTATTTtcatgaagaaaaataaacactTTGAGGTCTTTGAATAAGTTCCAGggcaagttttatttttcattttgttgttAAAACCACAACGTTTATTTGAAAATTCAATTCAAGGATTTAATTAACCAGTTAATGATAAAGATCGATGAAGATGCTGATGATCTTGGccataatatataaaatttggtaatCTAGTGTGAGAATATGAGTGTTGTCACATTGAAAAGGTAAGGACTTTGTATTTGTTTATAAGGAATTGAGTTTTTCCTCTtattaccaattgattttaGGGTGgaactttaatttattttttattttttatggtatTAGAGCATGTTGTCTCACGTGTTAAGTTAAATGGTCATATATAAGTATGTTCTTACTTGTGTACACTTGTTGGCTTGAATGTCGTCACACGTGAGGAGCAAGTGATATTGTGGAGTATGTTTAATTATAAAGAGTTGGACTACGCTCCCCAGCACTATTGTCAATAAATTGCAAgatgaaacctcaacttcttcgTTAATTAGGTCAACTTAATCCCGGGTACTTAGTCTTTGTTGTGATGTATTAGGGattatttaaatttatcttAAAACTATATGTTAACTCACTCTTATATCTCGAACTAGTTACagaaattactttttttttttttaattggcaTCAATACAGGACGAAATATGTTTACTGTCTcgttgttattcaattatggtgatgctatctacacacttgtttttacttctcacacacctctttcAATTTCTGGCcatcagatcgaatgaattgaagtacatcaacggacaaaaattaacaagaatgtgTAGGAGGTAAAAAGAGATGTGTGAATAGCAATACCCATTCAATTATACACATATATAGCGGTGGTTTAtatgtactatttttttttttccagtttcccACATGATCTATCTCAAAAATCTCATGACCGACTTTGCAAAATACTCCAAGAAATTTTGTTTACATCTTTTAATACAATTTACTTGGTCCAAAAAATATAATGCTTTCACATGGCAGTGTTCTAACTGCAGCCGTATTATATTTCTGTTTCCAAACAAGTATGTGATAATCGAACCACTTTTTATACATCAACTTTTCTGTGATAATCGAACCCTTCTTTAGAATAATTGGAGCTTCACTATTGAACTAATAATGGACTTGAACTGCAAACAATTGTTCCAGCATGAAAAATATTATATAGCACTAATTATGTTCTAATAAGATGTAtcttaagtttttattttttgtttgtcaacTACGTTGTGTGCTCATTTGAATTTGATTGGTAACTGGAccttcaaacttgttttatagttattttataaaacaacgatattatttacactaaggaaaGGGATATTAGGTTAAGCCGCACAATGAGTTAGCCATAATAATTGGTATCAAACTTGTCATCCACGAAAATCGAATCtatgacctctcacttataagggAAGATGAATAATGCTAGTGGTAACTAACCTTCAGACTTAAGAAGCAttggttttttaattattgaaatCGGCTAGCTGCACCAATAGCTTTATACATTGAGTTCTTAATAATTCAAACGAACAATCAATGGTTGAATTAATCgttataaacgaaaaagagGGTATTTGTAGACATCACAAATTAATTAGCTGCAAGTGCACCCAAAACTACTGCTTTTAAACAAGATGATATAGCTAGTCACAAAATACCCGTGTGCATATATACTTGTATTGTGTGGTAAACATGCCCTACTTATATATCACTTAACCAAAGCCTACTTGATGTGGGCACTCCTTGTGCACACTACTTAAATGATGTATCGATCCCTTTCTTTTCTTGCTAGGCTGggcacttttggtggcttaaTAATAAATTCTTTTGGATGTTAATGTGGCACTGTCACGTGATGTTATGATTTAATTTATGCATTAGAATATGAGTGAATGACGAGTTTATACTTtagaatataatattaataaataaggCATGTGTTATAGTATGAGTGAATGGACAATATTACATAAGAGTGTTACGTTCATAACGAAAGCTTTCGTGCTTAATTAGTTGGTGATGCAACCTCATTCATATATGTATAGGTACTACTTAGAGCTAATGTAGGTTACTGGTACATATTGGGCACGAGCTTTAGATGAGTGAGCAAGTGCCAAAGAAAGAATAGTTGAcagaaaaaaaagtaataaggGGTTTGATTGAAAGCCACCCGAATCTCCCATCAATTACTCAATATATATGAAGATGTAGTGCTACTTTTCTTTAACAAGAAATGAAGTGAATGAGGTGTAGCCATGCTTTTAACGTGCAATCCTCCTTTGCTTTGATGGGTGTGTTTATTCGTGACTTAGTTGGCTTACTATGTGATATGAGAAAGAGAGTGTGAAACCAACTCCAAACGTTTGTACCAAACATTCTTGAACTGTGTCTCcattataattttaattttagtttcctctctctctaacgctctcattttattttctcctcTAATAATATAACAAAACTTCTTATAACAAACTAACACAACATATTTTAGTATTATTGTATAAACACTAAACAATAATAGAAAGCAAAACTTTTTGCCATGCACTCCAACGAGTCATATATTTTAGTTTAGCTATAAAACAACAAACCCACCACCTAATCATTAAAAAGTCTATGCATGGATTGTATTTGCTGAtcattatattataaattacatacataatatatattttttagtgaCAAAATTATTATGTTAATACGTCTGATACGTACGTATAGATCTGACTTTAAAACGAGTTATGATCAATAATGTGCTTAGTAAAAATataaggagttttaacgaaacactcctgatattgttcatttttaacgaaaaatcacatttttacctttttggtactattcattacatccttatttgtcatttttcattaaaattaaattttttttgaacttttcgttaatttttctaaaattatgtgcctcttccttttcctttataACTCTCATGATGCTAGAGGAGAGAACATGACTCTCCaattgaaataaatgttgacgtACAGTGtgtgttgtgtgtgtgtatgtgtgtgtgtgtgtgtatatatatatattcgcgTGAAAATAGAACAAACTTTTCTTGGTAGTCACACTTCGAAGGTTGGAAA is a genomic window containing:
- the LOC137714338 gene encoding secreted RxLR effector protein 161-like; translated protein: MKDLGEARFVLGIEIIRDRAKKSLGLSQRQYIDRVTKRFNMDKCSNGELPIGKGDKLSSDQCPKNELENEGMKDKPYASLVGSLMYAQVCTRPDLAFAVSVLGRFQSNPGTAHWVAAKKVLRYLKRTRDFMLTYSYVDKLELVGFTDSDLAGCVDDRKSTNGYIFLLANGAVSWKNAKQKGLEIIDNVDRPLKLYCDNKAAVFFSKNNKRSYASRLMDIKYLKVRDEVKKETVKIEYIHTSLMVADPMTKALPVGVFKKHVYNMGVRELFDSVNEWK